A single window of Zea mays cultivar B73 chromosome 10, Zm-B73-REFERENCE-NAM-5.0, whole genome shotgun sequence DNA harbors:
- the LOC103640714 gene encoding putative disease resistance protein RGA1 isoform X5, translating into MQFKKATTSRSKKQGYELRQLKDLNELGGSLKVKNLENVIGKDEAVESKLYLKSRLKELAFEWSSENGMDAMDILEGLRPPPQLSKLRIKGYRSDTYPGWLLERSYFENLESFELSNCSLLEGLPPDTELLRNCSRLRINFVPNLKELSNLPAGLTDLSIDWCPLLMFINELGQHDLRENIIIKADDLASKLTLMWEVDSGKKVRSILSKDYSSLKQLMTLMMDDDISKHLQIIESGLEEREDKVWMNENIIKAWLFCHEQRIRFIYGRTMEMPLVLPSGLCELSLSSCSITDEALAICLGGLISLRNLKLKYNMALTTLPSEKVFEHLTKLVRLVVIGCLCLKSLGGLHAAPSLSYLHCLDCPSLELARGSELMPLNLASDLRICGCILAVDSFINGLPHLKRLYINVCRSSPSLSIGHLTSLESLCLNGLPDLCFVEGLSSLHLKHLSLVDVANLTAKCISQFRVQESLTVSSSVLLNHMLMAKGFIVPLNLDLSYCKEPSVSFEEPANLSSVKCLEFWYCKTESLPRNLKSLSSLESLSIGCCPNIASLPDLPSSLKRITIRYCPVLKKNCQEPDGESWPKISHLRWKHIY; encoded by the exons ATGCAATTTAAGAAAGCTACGACATCTAGGAGC AAGAAGCAAGGCTATGAGTTGCGACAGTTGAAGGACTTGAATGAGCTTGGTGGCAGTTTAAAAGTGAAAAATCTTGAGAATGTCATTGGAAAGGATGAAGCCGTAGAGTCGAAGCTATATCTGAAAAGTCGCCTTAAAGAGTTGGCATTTGAGTGGAGTTCCGAGAATGGCATGGATGCAATGGATATTCTAGAAGGTCTGAGACCGCCACCCCAACTGAGTAAGCTCAGAATCAAAGGTTACAGATCTGATACATATCCTGGGTGGTTACTAGAGCGATCCTATTTTGAGAATTTGGAAAGTTTTGAGCTTAGTAATTGCAGTTTGCTAGAAGGCCTACCACCAGATACAGAGCTCCTTCGGAATTGCTCTAGGTTGCGTATAAACTTTGTTCCAAATTTGAAGGAACTATCTAATCTTCCAGCAGGCCTTACAGATTTATCAATTGATTGGTGCCCACTgcttatgtttatcaatgagctagGACAGCATGACTTGAGGGAAAATATAATAATCAAGGCAGACGACCTGGCATCTAAACTTACATTGATGTGGGAGGTGGATTCAGGAAAAAAAGTTAGGAGTATACTGTCGAAAGACTATTCATCTCTGAAGCAGTTGATGACATTGATGATGGATGATGATATATCAAAGCATCTTCAAATCATTGAAAGTGGTCTGGAGGAAAGAGAAGATAAAGTATGGATGAATGAAAACATCATCAAGGCATGGCTCTTTTGCCATgaacagaggataagattcatttaTGGAAGGACCATGGAGATGCCATTAGTTCTACCGTCAGGACTCTGTGAACTTTCTCTTTCTTCATGCAGTATTACAGATGAAGCTTTAGCTATTTGCCTTGGTGGCCTCATTTCATTGAGGAATTTAAAATTGAAATATAATATGGCATTAACTACACTTCCATCAGAAAAGGTGTTTGAGCATTTGACAAAGCTTGTCAGGTTGGTTGTAATAGGTTGTTTGTGTCTCAAATCACTGGGGGGCTTACATGCTGCTCCATCTCTTTCCTATCTTCACTGTTTGGATTGTCCTTCTTTAGAGCTAGCACGTGGATCAGAACTAATGCCGTTGAACCTTGCTAGCGATCTCAGAATCTGTGGCTGCATTCTTGCAGTTGATTCATTCATTAATGGCTTGCCACACCTGAAACGTCTTTACATTAATGTCTGCAGAAGCTCCCCATCCTTATCGATTGGCCACCTGACCTCCCTTGAATCATTATGTCTAAATGGTCTCCCTGATCTTTGCTTTGTTGAAGGCTTGTCTTCCCTGCACCTTAAGCACCTAAGTTTAGTAGATGTTGCAAACCTCACTGCCAAGTGCATCTCACAGTTTCGTGTCCAGGAATCGCTCACGGTTAGTAGCTCTGTATTGCTCAACCACATGCTAATGGCTAAAGGGTTTATAGTCCCACTGAATCTTGATCTTTCATATTGCAAAGAGCCATCGGTTTCATTTGAAGAGCCTGCAAATCTCTCATCTGTCAAGTGCCTGGAATTTTGGTATTGCAAAACGGAGTCCCTACCAAGAAATCTAAAATCCCTCTCAAGTCTGGAGAGTCTTTCTATAGGGTGTTGCCCCAACATAGCATCTTTACCTGATCTGCCATCCTCCCTCAAGCGCATAACTATACGGTATTGTCCCGTCTTGAAGAAGAACTGCCAAGAACCTGATGGGGAAAGCTGGCCAAAGATTTCGCACCTTCGctggaagcacatctactaa
- the LOC103640714 gene encoding putative disease resistance protein RGA1 isoform X4, which yields MAQVIFLMACYGTKENCVYCLYHFTTAASCQNLLKKQGYELRQLKDLNELGGSLKVKNLENVIGKDEAVESKLYLKSRLKELAFEWSSENGMDAMDILEGLRPPPQLSKLRIKGYRSDTYPGWLLERSYFENLESFELSNCSLLEGLPPDTELLRNCSRLRINFVPNLKELSNLPAGLTDLSIDWCPLLMFINELGQHDLRENIIIKADDLASKLTLMWEVDSGKKVRSILSKDYSSLKQLMTLMMDDDISKHLQIIESGLEEREDKVWMNENIIKAWLFCHEQRIRFIYGRTMEMPLVLPSGLCELSLSSCSITDEALAICLGGLISLRNLKLKYNMALTTLPSEKVFEHLTKLVRLVVIGCLCLKSLGGLHAAPSLSYLHCLDCPSLELARGSELMPLNLASDLRICGCILAVDSFINGLPHLKRLYINVCRSSPSLSIGHLTSLESLCLNGLPDLCFVEGLSSLHLKHLSLVDVANLTAKCISQFRVQESLTVSSSVLLNHMLMAKGFIVPLNLDLSYCKEPSVSFEEPANLSSVKCLEFWYCKTESLPRNLKSLSSLESLSIGCCPNIASLPDLPSSLKRITIRYCPVLKKNCQEPDGESWPKISHLRWKHIY from the exons ATGGCCCAAGTGATATTTTTGATGGCATGCTACGGAACCAAAGAAAACTGCGTGTATTGTCTCTATCATTTTACAACAGCAGCAAGTTGCCAGAATCTATTG AAGAAGCAAGGCTATGAGTTGCGACAGTTGAAGGACTTGAATGAGCTTGGTGGCAGTTTAAAAGTGAAAAATCTTGAGAATGTCATTGGAAAGGATGAAGCCGTAGAGTCGAAGCTATATCTGAAAAGTCGCCTTAAAGAGTTGGCATTTGAGTGGAGTTCCGAGAATGGCATGGATGCAATGGATATTCTAGAAGGTCTGAGACCGCCACCCCAACTGAGTAAGCTCAGAATCAAAGGTTACAGATCTGATACATATCCTGGGTGGTTACTAGAGCGATCCTATTTTGAGAATTTGGAAAGTTTTGAGCTTAGTAATTGCAGTTTGCTAGAAGGCCTACCACCAGATACAGAGCTCCTTCGGAATTGCTCTAGGTTGCGTATAAACTTTGTTCCAAATTTGAAGGAACTATCTAATCTTCCAGCAGGCCTTACAGATTTATCAATTGATTGGTGCCCACTgcttatgtttatcaatgagctagGACAGCATGACTTGAGGGAAAATATAATAATCAAGGCAGACGACCTGGCATCTAAACTTACATTGATGTGGGAGGTGGATTCAGGAAAAAAAGTTAGGAGTATACTGTCGAAAGACTATTCATCTCTGAAGCAGTTGATGACATTGATGATGGATGATGATATATCAAAGCATCTTCAAATCATTGAAAGTGGTCTGGAGGAAAGAGAAGATAAAGTATGGATGAATGAAAACATCATCAAGGCATGGCTCTTTTGCCATgaacagaggataagattcatttaTGGAAGGACCATGGAGATGCCATTAGTTCTACCGTCAGGACTCTGTGAACTTTCTCTTTCTTCATGCAGTATTACAGATGAAGCTTTAGCTATTTGCCTTGGTGGCCTCATTTCATTGAGGAATTTAAAATTGAAATATAATATGGCATTAACTACACTTCCATCAGAAAAGGTGTTTGAGCATTTGACAAAGCTTGTCAGGTTGGTTGTAATAGGTTGTTTGTGTCTCAAATCACTGGGGGGCTTACATGCTGCTCCATCTCTTTCCTATCTTCACTGTTTGGATTGTCCTTCTTTAGAGCTAGCACGTGGATCAGAACTAATGCCGTTGAACCTTGCTAGCGATCTCAGAATCTGTGGCTGCATTCTTGCAGTTGATTCATTCATTAATGGCTTGCCACACCTGAAACGTCTTTACATTAATGTCTGCAGAAGCTCCCCATCCTTATCGATTGGCCACCTGACCTCCCTTGAATCATTATGTCTAAATGGTCTCCCTGATCTTTGCTTTGTTGAAGGCTTGTCTTCCCTGCACCTTAAGCACCTAAGTTTAGTAGATGTTGCAAACCTCACTGCCAAGTGCATCTCACAGTTTCGTGTCCAGGAATCGCTCACGGTTAGTAGCTCTGTATTGCTCAACCACATGCTAATGGCTAAAGGGTTTATAGTCCCACTGAATCTTGATCTTTCATATTGCAAAGAGCCATCGGTTTCATTTGAAGAGCCTGCAAATCTCTCATCTGTCAAGTGCCTGGAATTTTGGTATTGCAAAACGGAGTCCCTACCAAGAAATCTAAAATCCCTCTCAAGTCTGGAGAGTCTTTCTATAGGGTGTTGCCCCAACATAGCATCTTTACCTGATCTGCCATCCTCCCTCAAGCGCATAACTATACGGTATTGTCCCGTCTTGAAGAAGAACTGCCAAGAACCTGATGGGGAAAGCTGGCCAAAGATTTCGCACCTTCGctggaagcacatctactaa